CTCAACTCTGACAATGGACTTGCTCAGATTATCCCCGATCCAAACCAGTATAATAGCGAAAACTGCTGTAAATGCCCGCATTTAGTGTATTTATGGTTAGTAGGTTAGAGTTTACCTTATTGACTTCTGTATATATGGACTAATGGCAAAAGATTTAAGAAACTATCTTAACTCTAGTGATAaacagttctgctgcagcattcTCAAACTCTTTTGCATCCATATTCCCCCCCAGGCCCCGTGTCTGTGCTCCTGCCATTGCCTGGGCGAGCTTGTGTGGAGAAATCTTGGCACTGGCTTCCAGGAAGCGTATTGCCTTGACATTAACCTCCAAACAGGATTTAGCATTCGCATTAGCATTCATGCAGCAGTTTGCATCACAGCCCTGGGATGTCTCCAAGGCCTCTTTCAAGGTTTCCAGCACCGCCTGACACAGTGCACGTGAGACGGGCCCTTCATCTGGGCAGCATACTTCAGCATAAAGCTTCTGGGCCTGCCGGATGTAGTCCGAGAAAACCGCACACGTGAGCACGCCGTGACGGAAGACGTCGTAAGGGACCGCCTCGTGGTCGTGGCAATGGAGGCGacgcagaagaggagcagaggtggaggctGGAACCCCACCCTCACTGCACAGGCACTGCAGAGTCTGTGAGTACAttcctcctctcactcctcctcctcctcctgttgggcTGTCAgggctggagacagcagggcCTTCCACGTCAACTCCACAGGTTCCAGGGAGGTTCAAGAGGTCATAGGCCACACGGACATTGTTGCTGAAGGCTGAACTGGATGTGAGAAACAAGTTTAACAGTGATATGAATATATGTACGGTAATAGTAATTGAATATATTCCAGCGTTCCGATTTGGAGTTTTACTGGTAACGTTATGGTATAGACAACAACTTAATAACGCTTGACCACTTTCTATTCTCTTTCCTTCAAATATAGTTATTTAATGTTGCGCAAACCATTATTTTTTGGGACCAATTAAATGTAATGTATATTAAATAGGACTGCGTCCGTCTACAGTCGAGCTGACATAAAGTTAAATTTGCGAGTTATTTTCATGTATCAGCGCAGTCAAAGGCAGGAATATCAAATTAGCGAACCTCTGTGAATGGTGAGCCAGGCGCAGGTGCCAGAGTGCCCGGTTCaggcgctgctgctcctgcgcTCCGGGGCTGCTGTTCGGATGATCCACATCTCCGCAACCACCTGCGGTCCCGCCGCCGG
Above is a genomic segment from Takifugu rubripes chromosome 2, fTakRub1.2, whole genome shotgun sequence containing:
- the tpgs1 gene encoding tubulin polyglutamylase complex subunit 1; translation: MADKEKRRSGATPPGMPESRAARSETDREFLSQAGVGELLRGAILKMVEARSEDPIGFLADHFCHLASVTETGGGTAGGCGDVDHPNSSPGAQEQQRLNRALWHLRLAHHSQSSAFSNNVRVAYDLLNLPGTCGVDVEGPAVSSPDSPTGGGGGVRGGMYSQTLQCLCSEGGVPASTSAPLLRRLHCHDHEAVPYDVFRHGVLTCAVFSDYIRQAQKLYAEVCCPDEGPVSRALCQAVLETLKEALETSQGCDANCCMNANANAKSCLEVNVKAIRFLEASAKISPHKLAQAMAGAQTRGLGGNMDAKEFENAAAELFITRVKIVS